A window of Anolis sagrei isolate rAnoSag1 chromosome 13, rAnoSag1.mat, whole genome shotgun sequence contains these coding sequences:
- the CTRC gene encoding chymotrypsin-C isoform X1: MFKLLFVVLFAGYAHGCGKPAYLPNVSRVVGGEDATPHSWPWQVSLQYDKSGVWAHTCGGTLIDSNWVLTAAHCISSSRTYRVLLGKQNLVEEEAGQVAVAVEKAIVHEKWNSFLVVNDIALLKLAEHVSFSDTIQPSCLPADGSLLAQDYPCYVTGWGRLWTNGPIADDLQQGLLPVVDHATCSKWDWWGSMVKTTMVCAGGDGKISGCNGDSGGPLNCESGNTWEVHGIVSFGSGLGCNTAKKPTVFTRVSAYIDWISEKMNSN; this comes from the exons ATGTTCAAGCTCCTCTTTGTGGTTCTGTTTGCGGGCTATG ccCACGGCTGTGGCAAACCGGCCTATTTGCCCAACGTTTCGCGGGTTGTCGGCGGCGAAGATGCGACGCCCCACAGCTGGCCTTGGCAG GTCTCACTCCAGTACGATAAGAGTGGGGTCTGGGCCCATACCTGCGGTGGGACCCTCATTGACTCCAATTGGGTTTTGACGGCCGCCCATTGCATCAG CTCCAGCCGGACGTACCGGGTCCTTTTGGGGAAACAGAACTTGGTGGAGGAAGAGGCTGGGCAGGTGGCCGTGGCCGTGGAGAAAGCCATTGTCCACGAGAAGTGGAACTCCTTCTTGGTCGT CAACGACATTGCGCTGCTGAAGCTCGCGGAGCACGTCTCGTTCAGCGACACCATCCAGCCTTCTTGCCTCCCGGCCGACGGCTCCTTGCTGGCCCAGGACTATCCCTGCTATGTCACCGGATGGGGGCGGCTCTGGA CCAATGGGCCGATTGCGGATGACCTCCAGCAAGGGCTGCTCCCAGTGGTGGACCACGCGACCTGCAGCAAATGGgactggtggggctccatggtcAAGACCACCATGGTCTGCGCCGGAGGGGATGGGAAGATCTCCGGGTGCAAC GGGGATTCTGGTGGTCCTCTGAACTGCGAAAGCGGGAACACATGGGAGGTCCACGGCATCGTCAGCTTTGGGTCCGGACTGGGATGCAACACCGCCAAGAAGCCCACCGTCTTCACACGCGTGTCGGCCTACATCGACTGGATCTCAGAG AAAATGAACTCGAACTGA
- the CTRC gene encoding chymotrypsin-C isoform X2, protein MFKLLFVVLFAGYAHGCGKPAYLPNVSRVVGGEDATPHSWPWQVSLQYDKSGVWAHTCGGTLIDSNWVLTAAHCISSSRTYRVLLGKQNLVEEEAGQVAVAVEKAIVHEKWNSFLVVNDIALLKLAEHVSFSDTIQPSCLPADGSLLAQDYPCYVTGWGRLWTNGPIADDLQQGLLPVVDHATCSKWDWWGSMVKTTMVCAGGDGKISGCNGDSGGPLNCESGNTWEVHGIVSFGSGLGCNTAKKPTVFTRVSAYIDWISEKMNSN, encoded by the exons ATGTTCAAGCTCCTCTTTGTGGTTCTGTTTGCAGGCTATG ccCACGGCTGTGGCAAACCGGCCTATTTGCCCAACGTTTCGCGGGTTGTCGGCGGCGAAGATGCGACGCCCCACAGCTGGCCTTGGCAG GTCTCACTCCAGTACGATAAGAGTGGGGTCTGGGCCCATACCTGCGGTGGGACCCTCATTGACTCCAATTGGGTTTTGACGGCCGCCCATTGCATCAG CTCCAGCCGGACGTACCGGGTCCTTTTGGGGAAACAGAACTTGGTGGAGGAAGAGGCTGGGCAGGTGGCCGTGGCCGTGGAGAAAGCCATTGTCCACGAGAAGTGGAACTCCTTCTTGGTCGT CAACGACATTGCGCTGCTGAAGCTCGCGGAGCACGTCTCGTTCAGCGACACCATCCAGCCTTCTTGCCTCCCGGCCGACGGCTCCTTGCTGGCCCAGGACTATCCCTGCTATGTCACCGGATGGGGGCGGCTCTGGA CCAATGGGCCGATTGCGGATGACCTCCAGCAAGGGCTGCTCCCAGTGGTGGACCACGCGACCTGCAGCAAATGGgactggtggggctccatggtcAAGACCACCATGGTCTGCGCCGGAGGGGATGGGAAGATCTCCGGGTGCAAC GGGGATTCTGGTGGTCCTCTGAACTGCGAAAGCGGGAACACATGGGAGGTCCACGGCATCGTCAGCTTTGGGTCCGGACTGGGATGCAACACCGCCAAGAAGCCCACCGTCTTCACACGCGTGTCGGCCTACATCGACTGGATCTCAGAG AAAATGAACTCGAACTGA